The proteins below are encoded in one region of Dromaius novaehollandiae isolate bDroNov1 chromosome 9, bDroNov1.hap1, whole genome shotgun sequence:
- the PLAAT1 gene encoding phospholipase A and acyltransferase 1 isoform X2, giving the protein MAAAESFSVTHPGNPQPGDLIEIFRPAYQHWALYLGDGYIINVTPVDEGPVASFASAKSVFSRKARVRMQLLKDVVGNDTYQINNKYDDTYPPLPVEEIIRRAEYLIDQEVSYDLLGNNCEHFVTLLRYGEGVSEQANRAISAIGFVTAAAGAFSLLGFFRSRSRERQY; this is encoded by the exons ATGGCAGCTGCTGAGAGCTTCAGTGTGACGCACCCTGGGAACCCCCAGCCTGGGGACCTGATTGAGATTTTCCGGCCAGCTTATCAGCACTGGGCCCTCTACCTGGGGGATGGGTACATCATCAATGTGACACCTGTAG ATGAAGGGCCTGTGGCTTCGTTCGCCAGCGCCAAGTCAGTCTTCAGCAGAAAGGCCCGGGTGAGGATGCAGCTCCTGAAGGATGTGGTGGGAAATGACACCTACCAAATCAACAACAAGTACGACGACACCTACCCTCCCCTTCCTGTGGAGGAGATCATCCGACGCGCTGAGTACCTCATCGACCAGGAAGTGTCCTATGACCTTCTTGGCAACAACTGTGAGCACTTTGTGACACTGCTCCGCTATGGTGAGGGGGTCTCTGAGCAG GCCAACCGAGCAATCAGTGCCATTGGGTTTGTAACAGCTGCCGCTGGTGCCTTCTCCTTGCTGGGCTTTTTCCGAAGCAGATCCAGAGAAAGACAATATTGA
- the PLAAT1 gene encoding phospholipase A and acyltransferase 1 isoform X3: MAAAESFSVTHPGNPQPGDLIEIFRPAYQHWALYLGDGYIINVTPVDEGPVASFASAKSVFSRKARVRMQLLKDVVGNDTYQINNKYDDTYPPLPVEEIIRRAEYLIDQEVSYDLLGNNCEHFVTLLRYGEGVSEQLRHWTTGFATV; encoded by the exons ATGGCAGCTGCTGAGAGCTTCAGTGTGACGCACCCTGGGAACCCCCAGCCTGGGGACCTGATTGAGATTTTCCGGCCAGCTTATCAGCACTGGGCCCTCTACCTGGGGGATGGGTACATCATCAATGTGACACCTGTAG ATGAAGGGCCTGTGGCTTCGTTCGCCAGCGCCAAGTCAGTCTTCAGCAGAAAGGCCCGGGTGAGGATGCAGCTCCTGAAGGATGTGGTGGGAAATGACACCTACCAAATCAACAACAAGTACGACGACACCTACCCTCCCCTTCCTGTGGAGGAGATCATCCGACGCGCTGAGTACCTCATCGACCAGGAAGTGTCCTATGACCTTCTTGGCAACAACTGTGAGCACTTTGTGACACTGCTCCGCTATGGTGAGGGGGTCTCTGAGCAG CTGAGACACTGGACCACAGGGTTTGCTACAGTCTGA